A window of Numenius arquata chromosome 10, bNumArq3.hap1.1, whole genome shotgun sequence genomic DNA:
TTCCTTCCAAACCTTTAATTCAAACAAAGTGCACTATCTGATGAAAACCAGAAACCTTTTCACGCAGCTGTTGTGCAGACACCAAAACGCTGCGATCAGCAAGTGTATTTGAGAGCCAGGGAATTTCAAAACTTCAGAGCTTCTATCTGGACCtcttccttattaaaaaaaaaaaaataacaacccaacaacaaaacaccacaccaaaaacaacaacaaaaaaaacccaacccacactCTGAGCCTACTTCAAAACACTTGCCTTGAGCTATTTAGTTCTTACCACCAGAATTACAGAGAAGTTTAACCTGACTAAGACTAAAGCCATCTACTGGTGTATAAAAACATGAATTTGCCAAGGTCTCGGCAACCATCAGACAACACCATTCTACCTTGGGCTTTTATGGACCCGCAGCAGGTGAGAAGGTGACAGAGGGTCCTGCAAAGAGAAACTAAATTATCGGCTGAGATATGATGCTTTTCTGCAGAAAGACGTTAAGCCACTTTGCATGTTGAGTTCCCTTGGTGTGCCCAACAGCTCCACATCAAAGGAAAGCCCTTGGGGCTTCAGCCAACGCAAATTTCATGCTCCCATGAAAAGGCTGGGATTTCCATTGAGTGGTAGGGCTGCAAGGAGTCTCAAAATCTGGTAGGATCAGCTACTCACGTCCCTACTGATAAACACCAAACAACCAGAAATCTCTCTGTAACCCTCAATTGTCTTACTGCATTATTTCTTTCCATTAAGATGTCAAAGCTGGATCTACTTGTTAATTTGTGGCTTTATTACAATGAGGTATAACAGGTGTCTGATTGACATTCATATTTGCAATTGAGGAGGGGTTGGATAGTAGTTAAAATTCCTTCGATGAAATGATGGAAACATGGTTCTGCCTTACACACTTACATGCATTTAACAAAGGTGCTGAAGTTTTCAACTTGTGTCCCAAAAAGAAGGTAACCCAGCTGGGCGTAGGCAAAGAAGACAATGAAGAACATAATGGCAAAGCCCAGGATGTCCTTGGCGCAACGTGCCAGTGTGGAGGAGAGCTGGGTCATGGTTTTGTTAAAGCTGATATACTTGAATATctgcaagaagaaagaagagggacAAAGTTAGGTCAAACGATCAGCTAGCTCAGTCTCTCATATATATGATCTTGCTTATAAACAAGACGAGGTTCACTGTACTACCAAAGCACCAAGATGACAGCCAGGCTAGGGGAATGGTGGCTTAATGTTCAGGATATTTGTCCCAAGTGTGCCAACATCTTCCTGTGGGATCATAAAGACATGACTTTGTTCCCCGTGtcaaagggaaacagaaagagGGACTGCTGTAAGGACAAATTTCTCAGGGCTAATGAGGAACCCCAAGCGCAGAGTGGCTTTCCACCATGCCAAGATGCTTTGGTTGAAATGGAAAGTCCATGCCAACAGATGAGTCATTTCCAGTTGTCGGGTGGCCATCATGAGAGGAAAACATGGTTTGCCGGATTATCCTcccaaatacaaaaataatacaggTTGGACAAAGTTATATTGCACTCAGCATTTTCTAAAACCGCTTTACACCACAACGCGTGATCTCATCTCCCTCTCCATTATCTCCAAATAACTGGCCTCAGAATGCAGGGTGAAAAACTGTCTggattttcttcaaaacagagcaTACGACTTTGAGGAAAATCCTTCTCTGTTACATAGCTGTTACCCTCATGCACTCAGAGGggtggaagagtcccccctgagCTATCCAGAGGGACAGGTCTGAGACTGGGGGCCTGGCACCAcccaagccccccccgcccccgcaatACCTTGATCCAGGCAAAGAATAAGTTGACCGCGTTCATATTGTTGTACTGGGTCTGCCAGAATGCCAGGAACTCAAAGTCCGCGTAGGTGTTGGGGTGTTTCAGCAGCTCTCCCAACAGCCTGTTCACCTCAATGGTGCGGAAGATGTGGAACCCAATAGCGACGATGGAGAGCTGCAAAGAGGAAGAGTCCGCGGTGAGCGCTGAGCCTATACtttccacagaaattaaaatgtcaCAGTTCCTGGGTACCACGCTTCGCTACTGCAGTCTACTGGTGGGGGATGGAAATAAGGTCTAAACGCACTGGACAATGCCCTGACTTCACAGCCCCTCAGGCATCTCTaaggaaagaattttctcctaacAGCTGGTAGAAAAGCATGTGTCCATTTACTCTGCTATGTCATTTTTCTATTGGAGCAAAACATTTGCCAGCTCTTCTGTTATCTAGACCAGTTTCCCCattccttcatttatttttgctcttaTACCTCTCTGCCATtgctccctcaaaaaaaaaaaaaaagtgcaaggttCCTCACCAGAATGACAACCACATCCAAGATGTTCCAGATGCTGGTGAAGTACTGAAGCTTGTGGATACGCAGCTCCAAAATCTCCTCCACCACATAGTAGAAGATGAAGACACAGAAGACAATTTCACAAGCAACAATGAAGAAGTCCCATGCGCTGACATATCGTATAAGCTTGACGGTCCGGATTTGCCAGGAGGGAATGGCACCACCAGTGGCTGGAAACTCAACCACTAACCTTGAAGGGGACAAGAAAACTCTGATAATTACAAACAGGGGGGTGGAGGCTCGTGGGTAATTTGGAGAGGCATCAAACCTGAGCGTGAGCTTCCCACCAAACCATGAGTGGAAGAGTTGTGCACGTGTTTGTTTGCACAGCCTTATCTCCACTGCTTCATTGCCCATGACAGGAAAGAGCGAAAGGTGAGGAGAAGCGTGACTGGTTATGCCAGGAAGACCAAGTCTTCTTACTAATCAATGTAAGATCTGCTGACACCACTCAGTCCTAACCCCCCTGGTGgaccatattaaaatatttgcattttaaggaACCATGGCTTTGAGGAAGAAGCAAGAGGCAGAAAAATTTTCAGTGGGACTCGACTTACCTCAGGACACAGAACAAATTGATATTTGCATTATACACAGAGAAATCAATGAAGACAACTCGTGTTCCCCGATCCAGCCACAACTTCTCCTTCAAGACTTGCAGGGCTTCAGCGCTCTCTTCCCTGGTCAACTTGAGGTCTATATAGTATCCTCCCCCACTGTAACTGGTTAGTCTTCCCCAGTGAGATGAgccacccagttcctcctcagAATGGTACCTCCACCTGCAACAGACAGGCCATAAGCGAAGGCATTACTATCCCAGACTTGGATATGGACCTTCTAGCCAGGAGAAATTAGACTAGATCTTCAAGGGACAGAGCAGTTTTTAATTCAAGAGTTGGCACTTAATTCCTATTCCAGATCTGAGCCTACATCAGTTCTTCATTATTGACAGATTTCTGATCTAGTGCTTCCCAGCAGTGACACAACATGACTTGCAAGGCTGTGGAGGGCACGTTCTGCAGGTTCATGGGCTATGCCACTGTCCTGCTTGCGAGGAGGTCACTCCCAGGATCTGCTGTATCGCCTTCTACCATGTTGCACACAACCCTCTGCTTAGAGTACATTTGCACTCATATTTCCTTATGAACAATAGCTTCTCATTCACAGACCAAGACTCAGACAGCAACAAAAGAGTTATTAAACTGCAGCTGCATTACATTATTGTCTTGAAAACCTATTTCTCTACTAAAAAGGTACACTTCCTTCTCTCTGGCTCCTCAAATCCAGGATGGAAACAGATAGCATCATCCGTTAGACAAATCTGGTCCCAGAGGTCTCTAATTATCCTCAccctcttaaaaacaaacaacaatctCTACTTAATTTCCCACTGGATTTCCCATAGCTTTCCCAACCGGTCTCACTCTGCCACTCGTTCTGTTGTGCATTTCCTCAAAGAGAAACTTGGCCTTATTGAGAGACAAAAAAAGACTTGCTGCTAGTGACTGACTGCATGGGGAATTCCAGCCTTACGTGAAAAACTCAAGCCTGGCATCCTGTGGctcagcagattttattttaaatagaagagactaattaaaaaaaaaatatcacagatttTCTAATCCTGAACAGCAGAAGATATACTTACGCCGTTCCATTCATGAGTCCAAAGGAGACCCTTTCCTCCTTGTCTTCCGAGTATACATCATAGCAGCCTGAGATTTCCTCCTTGAAGTCTTCGTGGACCACACAGGAGTTGTTCTTCACCTTCAGCTGTCGCATGCGCGGGACACCCAGCAGCAGGTTCTCGTAATAGATGTATGACTGGGTGCCATGCGCTGCCAGGGAGTCGTTGTTGTACCACTTTGTCCAGTAAAGATTATCCAGAAGGGGGCCTTGTGCGTACTGCAAGAGAGAGGAGAACAACTTCTTCATAGCCCACACCTCGGAGGACTTTTCTTAGCCTGAGTTTGAGACAGTAAGACCTGACCCACCCCTCCGTACTCCCCAGGATGGAAGGTAGGAGAAGCCTCTTTGTCCCTTCCATTTCAGTGAGCACAAGTCTCAAGGAATTGTCCTGGCACGAGGTGTGAATTATGAAAAAGGTGTCTGCCAGTGCCCTGGAAACAGTGGGGAAAAACAAGCGGGGCcataattaattttacttttttttaatagggcAGGAAAAGACTAAGCTAACTGACAAACCATTTCCGGCTGACTGTCAGAGATAAGTGGTTGCAATATCTCAGCAACATTCACCGTGGCTCATGTTATTTCTTCACCAGTTCTTTGACAGAAATGTGTTAGACCCTGGACgtctttccccccgccccctctttaTTCTCTTTGATAAAACTCAGTGCAAATTTTAATCCAGCTTCTTCATAAAGAATCCATAGATCAGACCAGCCAAGGCATGAATTACAGGCAGGTTAAGTATGCTGTTCCCACAGCTGCCCAGGAAAACGGACATAGGCTTATCACCAAGAAACCAGCAGGAAGACGTTGGACTGTAGGATTCAAAGCCATTTCTACCACAAGGAAACCTGGAGTAAGTCACTTGGCTGGTCCTCCCTATCTGTGCAATGAGCATCAACTCCCTGAAatgaagttgtagagaggtggggtcgATCTCCTCTCCCggggaacaggcaataggacaagaggaagtggcctcaagttgcaccaggagagttttagagtggatattaggaaaaattcctaaTTAGGGAGCACATTCAGCAGGAACTGAATATCCCAGTCTAGCTGAGATTCCCAGGGCTTCCCGTGCCAGGCCAGACTTGTACTCACCACCCAGAAGTCAGCCATGCTGCCGATGGACTGGAAGGAGACACGGCCGTCAGACGAGGTCTGCAGGAAGAGCTCAGACATCACTTTGGTGTAGTAATAGGCATTGGAACTTGTCATTCCATATGTCACTAAGAGAAGAGACAAGAGGAGGGTCCTGCCTTATAATTGAATACTGGGGAcagatataaatgtatatatatattcactttCTGTGTAGCTTATACTATTACAGGTAAGATGAGCAAGGCACAAAAGAAGCAGCCCCGGGAACTCTAATCATATTACTTTCTGCTTTCTTAGGGATTTACTTCTCTGTTGCATGTCCCAGAATTTAAACTGGGAGACTGACAGACTAGACGAGTTTTAAAGCCAGAAAAGGCCATTGGATGGTGCAACTGAACATCCTGGGTAACAGTTTTTTCCTCAGATGAAATTTCtgaaagagattttctttctcagaatgaAGTCCATGAGTATTTTGAAGTTCTGATCTAAATCCATAAAGGTATAGACACCACCCCATTTTCCCACGTGGAAAGCTCCAGTTAAGTTCTCATCTATCAAAAAAACTCAAACGGGAACAGGGTCTCACTTCCCTGAACATTTTGTTTCGACTCTCCACTGCTCCTTCCTGCAGAAAAGCATCCATCATGATGATCACTAAGGACCTGTCCTGCTGTTGAAAGGCTACCAGGAAAATAAAGCAGCTGACGTTCaagacccccccccaaccaccactTCTGGATGAGTCAGTGTGCGACCAcatgtatgtctgtgtgtgtgtcttggtTCTTTAGGAAGAGTGGCTGAAGCCCTGTCTCCCTGCAGCAGTGTGATAGTAGCTCAGGTGGGCATTGTCTGTCTATCTCTCCTGCCATAGGGTCCATGAAATATAACCCTCTCCACTGTCCCACGCCACAGGTGCTCGTTTGTGATAATGAAGGAACCTTCCCAAAGAACAAACAGCCATTGTTCTACCCACACAAAGTCCATTTGCATTCCATACAGGGATGCATTAAATCCACCCAAGAACAACGGTGTGAGCTGCCGTCTGCTTTATCACCTCAGCCACCCCTTCAGTCccagaggggagaaaaaataaacatctctGAACCCTGTGTCTTTGATCCCAGGAAGTTTCTAGAGCTGCTCTCTGGGTCTCGAATACTTGCCGTGAAACTGAGAAAAGACCCTGGGCAAATTCACACAAGACTGTGGAGTCAACGGTGAGACCTGATGATGCGGATCAGAAAATACCACTTAAACCTAACCAATATCAATTAGTTCTAGAGAAATAGTCAGTTATTTTACTTCTGTGAGCAGCAGCTATTCTGTACGTTAATGACACATCTGCTTGCTGCAGTGAGTGCACATACATTAAATTTAACACCTACAACAGAATGAGGAAATCTAATACTAAAACCTCATGTTATTCCCCTCATGCTGTGCACAGAAAAGACACCTATGGGATACGGCAGCCACTCACAGAGACAGATGTCCACCAAGAACATGATGTAGACAAGCAGCTCTCGCAGCGTGGTCTTCACATAAAGCTCTCTGTTCTCCGCCGTGTTCTCCGTCAGTGTGGTGCCCCACAGACCTGTTGGGTGTAAAGAAGGAATTGGAGAATTTTGGTGACCATTCTCAAAGGCCACGTGAGGAGTTGAAATCCTGTTCCCAAAAAACACTGTTGGGAGTTGGATTTTTGTcacttttcaaagcaaaatgtctTTTGAATTCAAAACTTGACTAAGAGCTGTAAAAATGTGTTAAATAACCCCTAAAAAGAACCGTTCCAGTGTGGACAAAAGGTACGGGGCTCACCAAAACTGAAATATGCTGGCTTTCTTATTTTGCTAAATCACCCTCGTTTTCTGTTTGAGTTCAATACAGACTGatcttttcctgcctgtttttcaGCTTACTCCTGACAGAAACTCAGTCTTTGTTACAAGGACTCTTGAAACCACAGAACTTCATCTCAGTCATCTGTGTGCTAACAGCTGAACTTCTGGTAGGACTTCCACAGCTGAACTGCATCTGATGTTAGCTTTACAGCTTTTACAACTATTAGTTCTCTTGCTGTATATTGAACCATCAGGCCCCAAATATTTGTCCCTTGCTTACCTGAAAACTCTTGCAGGTCATAAGACTCAATCAAATAGGCCAACTCAATTATTTTCAGCCTAAAATTCAGAGCCAAATTATCTTCAGGATGTCTATCAATGTCTATCAATAGTTATGCCAATTGCACCAGCTAGTGCTCCGATTTCTTCACACAGTGAAAGCAACTCATTAAACGTCACCAGGGTtgatcaaaaagagaaaaacacttcCTATAAAAGGAG
This region includes:
- the PKD2L1 gene encoding LOW QUALITY PROTEIN: polycystin-2-like protein 1 (The sequence of the model RefSeq protein was modified relative to this genomic sequence to represent the inferred CDS: substituted 1 base at 1 genomic stop codon), which gives rise to MSSSHINNRAESHFRASEEHELKAVGKKAWDNPVYNGSPSTSLKIRAIYNPKSILENPYENFEEVGDPLPYQEEQSKAVGGKTSPFLKCCFYIFRGIRGLWGTTLTENTAENRELYVKTTLRELLVYIMFLVDICLLTYGMTSSNAYYYTKVMSELFLQTSSDGRVSFQSIGSMADFWVYAQGPLLDNLYWTKWYNNDSLAAHGTQSYIYYENLLLGVPRMRQLKVKNNSCVVHEDFKEEISGCYDVYSEDKEERVSFGLMNGTAWRYHSEEELGGSSHWGRLTSYSGGGYYIDLKLTREESAEALQVLKEKLWLDRGTRVVFIDFSVYNANINLFCVLRLVVEFPATGGAIPSWQIRTVKLIRYVSAWDFFIVACEIVFCVFIFYYVVEEILELRIHKLQYFTSIWNILDVVVILLSIVAIGFHIFRTIEVNRLLGELLKHPNTYADFEFLAFWQTQYNNMNAVNLFFAWIKIFKYISFNKTMTQLSSTLARCAKDILGFAIMFFIVFFAYAQLGYLLFGTQVENFSTFVKCIFTQFRIILGDFDYNSIDNANRVLGPIYFVTYVFFVFFVLLNMFLAIINDTYSEVKEELSSQKDELQLSDILKQSYNRTLMRLKLKKERISDVQKALQNGTKELDFEDFKNSLKELGHADHEITEAFSRFDRDGNHVLDEEEQQQMKHDLEAKRVALNTEIENLGKSYSGNTLDENLTYVEARNNHTNKASWVSEEEFQVLLQRVLQLEQSINSIGSKIDAIVSKLDVLERNNLKRKDLGNVTLSSGXQEEEPRQEELLLPQSPDQLGKEEESWGMERVGENNLSGESSQNGVCPILPRSSVLGSQVPKNTPPQSDVHF